In a genomic window of Telopea speciosissima isolate NSW1024214 ecotype Mountain lineage chromosome 5, Tspe_v1, whole genome shotgun sequence:
- the LOC122662571 gene encoding COP9 signalosome complex subunit 4, which translates to MESALANASAIGDQRQKIEQYKLILSSVLASNDIKQAKKFIDHMVSDDVPLVVSRQLLQTFAQDLGRLEPETQKEIAHYALNQIQPRVVSFEEQVLIIREKLAELYESEQQWSKAAQMLSGIDLDSGIRMLDEAYKLSKCVQIARLYLEDDDAVNAEAFINKASFLVSNSQHEVLNLQYKVCYARILDLKRRFLEAALRYYDISQIEKRQIGDEWIDEDALEQALTAAVTCTILAAAGPQRSRVLATLYKDERCSKLKIYPILQKVYLERILRKPEIDAFAEELKAHQKALLPDNFTVLDRAMIEHNLLSASKLYTNISFEELGTLLGIAPQKAEKIASRMILEDRMRGSIDQVEGVIHFEDDTEELQQWDQQIVGLCQALNDILDSMAKKGLPVPV; encoded by the exons ATGGAGAGTGCCCTCGCGAACGCCTCTGCGATCGGTGACCAGAGGCAAAAGATCGAACAGTACAAGCTTATACTATCGTCTGTTCTCGCATCCAACGACATCAAACAAGCAAAGAAGTTTATCGATCACA TGGTATCCGACGACGTTCCCCTGGTGGTGTCCCGACAATTGCTGCAGACTTTTGCgcaggatttgggaaggttggAACCCGAGACCCAAAAGGAGATTGCGCATTATGCTCTTAATCAGATTCAACCTCGAGTTGTTTCGTTTGAGGAACAG GTGTTGATTATCAGAGAGAAGCTTGCGGAGCTGTATGAATCTGAGCAGCAGTGGTCAAAAGCAGCTCAAATGCTTAGTGGCATTGATCTAGATTCTGGAATCAG GATGCTTGATGAGGCCTACAAGCTATCCAAATGCGTACAAATTGCTCGCCTATATCTTGAG gATGATGATGCTGTAAATGCGGAAGCTTTTATCAATAAAGCTTCTTTCTTGGTTAGCAATAGTCAACATGAAGTGTTGAACTTACAGTACAAG GTTTGTTATGCAAGGATTTTAGATTTAAAGCGGAGGTTCTTGGAAGCTGCTCTACGTTACTATGACATCTCTCAAATTGAAAAGCGACAAATTGGAGATGA GTGGATAGATGAGGATGCTTTGGAGCAAGCTCTGACCGCTGCTGTTACATGCACAATTTTGGCTGCTGCTGGTCCCCAACGTTCTCGTGTTCTTGCCACTTTATATAAG GATGAACGTTGCTCAAAGTTAAAGATTTACCCAATATTGCAGAAG GTGTATTTGGAGAGAATTTTGAGAAAACCAGAAATTGATGCATTTGCTGAAGAACTAAAAGCACATCAG AAAGCACTTTTGCCAGACAATTTTACCGTGTTGGATCGTGCTATGATTGAACATAATCTTCTTAGTGCGAGCAAACTTTACACAAACATAAG CTTTGAGGAGCTTGGCACATTGTTGGGTATTGCTCCTCAGAAG GCTGAAAAGATAGCTTCAAGAATGATATTAGAAGATAGAATGAGAGGATCAATTGATCAG GTTGAAGGTGTCATACATTTTGAGGATGACACAGAAGAGCTGCAACAATGGGACCAACAG ATTGTGGGACTCTGTCAAGCCCTTAATGACATTCTGGACAGCATGGCGAAGAAGGGTCTGCCAGTCCCTGTTTGA